From the genome of Myxococcales bacterium:
AGGGACATACGGAGCTCTATCGGGGCGCTGAGTACGTCGTGGATTTTTTGCCGAAGATCAAGTTGGAGATCGTGCTCACGGACGAGATGGTGGACAAGGCAGTCGAAGCCATCATAGAGGCCGCGAACACAGGAAGAATTGGTGACGGGAAAATCTTCGTACTGCCGCTGGGTGAATCCATCAGGATTCGAACCGGGGAACGAGGAAAAGACGCGGTCTAGCCTTTTGCAAGCGAGACGAGATTTTCGGAAAGCCTGTTGTTTTTTAGCTTGGTAGCCAGGTAGGTAGAAGGAAAAAACGCCGCCTCTTGCGGCGTAGATGACTCCCCGTGCGATACTTGTTATCGCCGTTCAAATGAGGAAGTACTGATGAACGCCAAAGAAGTTCTTGCATTCGCCAAGAAGAACGACGTTGTCATGGTCGATCTTCGGTTCACCGATTGGCCCGGCACGTGGCAGCACTGCTCGTTCCCAATCGATTTCATCGACGAGGATGTATTCGAAGACGGTCAGGGCTTTGATGGTTCCTCGATCCGCGGTTGGCAGGCGATCAACGAGAGCGACATGCTGATGATCCCGGATCCGTCGACCGCATTCATCGATCCCTTCTTCAAGCACCAGACGCTGGTGATGTTCTGCGACATCGTCGACCCCATCACCCGGGAGCGTTATTCCCGCGATCCGCGCTACATCGCGGAAAAGGCCGAGAACTACCTCAAACAGTCGGGTATCGGCGACACGGCCTACTTCGGCCCCGAGGCCGAGTTCTTCGTGTTCAGCGACGTGCGCTTCAGCACGGGCGCCGATCACGGCTTCTACAGCATCGACTCGCCCGAAGCGTCCTGGAACTCCGGCGCAGAAGAGCCGGGCGGCAACCTCGGCTACAAGCCCCGCGCCCAGCAGGGCTACTTTCCGACTCCGCCGAACGACACCCTGCAGGACCTGCGCAGCGAAATGTGCATGGTCATGAAGGATCTCGGGATCATCATTGAAGCCCAGCACCACGAGGTCGCGACCGCCGGACAGTGCGAGATCGACATGAAGTTCGGCCCGCTGCGTTCGATGGCCGACCAGGTGATCAAGTACAAGTACGTGGTCAAGAACGTTGCAAAGGCCAATGGC
Proteins encoded in this window:
- a CDS encoding P-II family nitrogen regulator yields the protein MKKVEAIIKPFKLDEVKEALQQIGVQGLTVTEVKGFGRQKGHTELYRGAEYVVDFLPKIKLEIVLTDEMVDKAVEAIIEAANTGRIGDGKIFVLPLGESIRIRTGERGKDAV
- the glnA gene encoding type I glutamate--ammonia ligase, with amino-acid sequence MNAKEVLAFAKKNDVVMVDLRFTDWPGTWQHCSFPIDFIDEDVFEDGQGFDGSSIRGWQAINESDMLMIPDPSTAFIDPFFKHQTLVMFCDIVDPITRERYSRDPRYIAEKAENYLKQSGIGDTAYFGPEAEFFVFSDVRFSTGADHGFYSIDSPEASWNSGAEEPGGNLGYKPRAQQGYFPTPPNDTLQDLRSEMCMVMKDLGIIIEAQHHEVATAGQCEIDMKFGPLRSMADQVIKYKYVVKNVAKANGVSVTFMPKPVFEGNGSGMHCHQSIWKKGEPLFAGDGYGGFSDLGLHYTGGILAHSRALAAFTNPTTNSYKRLVPGYEAPVTLALSSRNRSASCRIPMYSSSPKAKRIEVRYPDPAANPYLAFSAMLMAGLDGVENKTSPGEPLDKNIYSLTAEERAGIAVMPGSLEEALDCLEEDHDFLLKGDVFTDDAIRSWIDYKREEECEPVRLRPHPHEFELYYDI